One segment of Hevea brasiliensis isolate MT/VB/25A 57/8 unplaced genomic scaffold, ASM3005281v1 Scaf113, whole genome shotgun sequence DNA contains the following:
- the LOC131176448 gene encoding anthocyanidin 3-O-glucosyltransferase 2-like, whose product MEKAQLVFVPAPGIGHIVSAVEVAKVLLTRCHQLSITVLILNHSSINSKVHSYIESQRASSSIVSTRLRFINLPKDETELFSFSSFVKSQKSHVKEAVLKITQSDFVSSVDSPQLVGFVVDTFCLSMIDVANEFGVPCYIFFTSGAAFLGFMLYVQKIHDEEKFDPTEFKDSDAELKVPSLVNPFPGRVMPSAMLSKEWFPFMLDNTRRFREAKGIIVNTFLELESYAIESLKMPPVYPMGPILDLGLDGRNSHKEIMQWLDDQPPLSVVFLCFGSKGSFSENQVKEIACALEHSGHRFLWSIRRPAPPSFLASSSDYEDPQEALPKGFLDRIIGIGKVIGWAPQVAVLAHPAVGGFISHCGWNSILESIWFGVPIATWPMNAEQQFNAFEMVIEMELAVEIKIDYRKNSEIIVNCDEIERGIRCLMEHGNEKRKKVKEMGEKSRRALMEGGSSYSSLGTLIKDVMDKLSQNNCNEV is encoded by the coding sequence ATGGAGAAAGCCCAGCTTGTTTTCGTCCCCGCCCCTGGTATTGGCCATATTGTATCGGCGGTGGAAGTAGCAAAGGTTCTTCTTACTCGCTGCCATCAGCTCTCCATCACTGTCCTTATCCTCAATCATTCTTCTATCAACTCCAAAGTTCATAGCTACATCGAATCTCAGCGAGCGTCCTCCTCTATTGTATCTACTCGTCTCCGATTCATTAATCTGCCCAAAGATGAGACTGAATTATTTAGTTTCTCTTCTTTCGTTAAGAGTCAGAAATCCCATGTCAAAGAAGCTGTGTTGAAGATCACTCAGTCTGACTTTGTGTCAAGTGTTGACTCGCCTCAGCTGGTAGGTTTTGTCGTTGATACATTCTGCTTGTCGATGATAGATGTGGCTAATGAATTTGGGGTTCCGTGTTACATTTTCTTTACATCGGGCGCAGCTTTTCTTGGCTTCATGCTTTATGTGCAAAAGATTCATGATGAAGAGAAATTTGACCCCACTGAGTTCAAGGACTCAGATGCTGAGTTGAAAGTGCCAAGTTTGGTAAACCCATTTCCCGGTAGGGTTATGCCTTCTGCAATGTTGAGCAAAGAGTGGTTTCCTTTTATGCTTGACAACACGAGAAGGTTTAGAGAAGCTAAGGGTATTATAGTAAATACATTCTTGGAGTTGGAATCCTATGCGATTGAGTCTTTAAAAATGCCTCCTGTTTACCCTATGGGACCTATTTTAGATTTGGGGTTAGATGGAAGAAACAGTCACAAGGAAATCATGCAATGGCTTGATGATCAGCCTCCATTGTCAGTAGTATTCTTGTGCTTTGGTAGCAAGGGGAGCTTTAGTGAGAATCAAGTGAAAGAGATTGCTTGTGCACTAGAGCATAGTGGTCATCGATTCTTGTGGTCAATACGTCGACCGGCACCTCCGAGTTTCCTAGCATCTTCTAGTGATTATGAGGATCCACAAGAAGCCTTGCCCAAAGGATTCTTGGATCGAATAATTGGGATTGGAAAGGTGATAGGATGGGCTCCACAAGTGGCTGTCTTGGCTCATCCAGCCGTCGGAGGATTTATTTCACATTGTGGATGGAATTCTATACTGGAAAGCATATGGTTTGGTGTCCCAATTGCCACATGGCCAATGAATGCAGAACAACAGTTTAATGCATTTGAAATGGTGATAGAGATGGAATTAGCAGTAGAAATTAAAATCGATTATAGGAAGAACAGTGAAATAATTGTGAATTGTGATGAGATAGAGAGAGGAATAAGGTGTTTGATGGAGCATGGTAATGAGAAAAGAAAGAAGGTGAAAGAGATGGGTGAGAAGAGTAGAAGGGCCTTAATGGAAGGTGGATCTTCTTACTCTTCGTTAGGCACTCTAATAAAAGATGTAATGGATAAGTTATCACAAAATAATTGTAAtgaagtttaa
- the LOC131176441 gene encoding serine carboxypeptidase-like 18: MAAERAKHMSLIYLQLFLGLVFFSCIAFSKTVVTTLPGFDGDLPFHLETGYIGVGESNESQLFYYFVESQRSPALDPLMLWLTGGPGCSVLSAFFYESGPVAFDYSNYNGSLPSLHLNPFAWTQGINIIYVDAPIGTGFSYSTTQENYYVDDIKSAAQTYEFLKKWLLDHPQYLTNQLFIGGDSYSGIPLPIVVQNILDGNEAGVPPTMNLKGYILGNPKTDDFIDENSVVPFVHRLTLISNELYKSTKEDCGGDYVNINASNTDCVSDINTIDELILQINLMQVLEPICQTAKPRARGLRRIGGRRSLNEEDLESISISKLNSAYWCREYNYVLSGVWANDKSVRDALRVRENTTGVWKRCNASLAYTKDVSSTVDYHRNLSKQSLRALIYSGDHDLSVPHIGTENWIHSLDLTTNEYWRPWFVDGQVAGYTEKYMNGDFTLIYATVKGAGHVAPEYKPKECYSMIDRFFAYFPL; this comes from the exons ATGGCAGCTGAAAGAGCAAAGCATATGAGTCTTATTTATTTGCAATTATTTCTTGGATTGGTTTTCTTCTCTTGCATTGCTTTCTCTAAGACTGTGGTGACTACTCTTCCTGGTTTTGATGGGGATCTTCCCTTTCATCTTGAAACTGG TTACATTGGCGTCGGAGAATCCAATGAGTCGCAGCTATTCTACTATTTTGTAGAGTCTCAAAGAAGCCCAGCGCTTGACCCTCTAATGCTTTGGCTCACTGGAGGGCCTGGTTGCTCTGTTCTCTCTGCCTTCTTCTACGAAAGTG GTCCTGTAGCATTTGATTATTCTAATTACAATGGAAGCTTACCATCCCTGCATTTGAATCCTTTTGCATGGACACAG GGCATCAATATAATATATGTCGATGCACCAATTGGAACTGGATTCTCCTACTCTACAACCCAAGAAAATTACTATGTTGATGACATCAAGTCTGCTGCACAGACCTATGAGTTTTTAAAAAAG TGGTTACTTGACCATCCTCAGTATCTTACAAATCAACTATTCATTGGTGGTGATTCCTATTCAGGCATTCCCCTTCCAATTGTAGTACAAAATATACTTGATG GTAATGAAGCTGGAGTTCCACCCACTATGAATCTGAAA GGATATATACTTGGGAACCCTAAGACAGATGACTTCATTGATGAGAACTCGGTAGTTCCATTTGTTCACAGATTGACACTCATATCAAATGAACTCTACAAG TCCACCAAAGAAGATTGTGGTGGAGATTATGTGAACATAAATGCAAGCAACACAGACTGTGTTTCAGATATCAATACCATTGATGAG TTGATTCTTCAAATAAACCTGATGCAAGTTCTGGAGCCTATTTGCCAAACTGCAAAACCAAGAGCAAGAGGACTCAGAAGAATCGGAGGAAGAAGATCTCTCAATGAAGAGGACCTTGAAAGTatttccatttccaagcttaatagtGCATATTGGTGTCGG GAATATAACTATGTGCTCTCTGGTGTTTGGGCTAATGACAAAAGTGTTAGGGATGCTCTTCGAGTTCGGGAG AACACAACTGGAGTTTGGAAGAGGTGCAATGCTTCCTTAGCCTATACAAAGGATGTCTCAAGCACAGTTGATTaccatagaaatctcagcaagcaaAGCCTTCGAGCTCTTATATACAG TGGTGATCATGACTTGTCTGTACCTCACATAGGCACAGAAAACTGGATTCATTCACTTGATTTGACCACCAACGAATACTGGAGGCCATGGTTTGTAGATGGTCAAGTCGCTGG TTACACAGAGAAGTACATGAATGGTGACTTCACTCTCATATATGCTACTGTGAAG GGGGCGGGTCATGTTGCTCCAGAGTACAAACCAAAGGAATGTTATTCCATGATTGATCGCTTCTTTGCTTATTTCCCTCTCTAA